The following coding sequences lie in one Spinacia oleracea cultivar Varoflay chromosome 1, BTI_SOV_V1, whole genome shotgun sequence genomic window:
- the LOC110794213 gene encoding uncharacterized protein isoform X2 encodes MGTRITAAASNNAVERCNQILVSWIINSVSHNISRKIWQNEQSHNCAISDGSFPGASSSPSRFIIDSPGRKVADRQPNGYLPNQNGVHNVNPNDAGNGRGANIHHNHGNGGPVMNGIGGNHGGNGNGNGNGAGAGNEGNGGEPITINRYNAHNEYIETIQTQIIANNYGSWNAFAGAICHLWHELNDDPVPTEILPLFCWPGSISVFGRRQPNDDLHSVDFDVLNLEEWGDVRELINYLRLVELDQPGNIPIIIHRYNANIEHIETFNSEIIANGYGSWNDLARDIFQIWKQRNLNVNEPEPEIAQMNPDLCWPGSMTCFGIHVFGQLVFLIWPYNPWESVRGVINCLHLFENAQHGN; translated from the exons ATGGGAACTCGAATTACTGCTGCTGCTTCAAACAACGCTGTTGAGAGGTGCAACCAAATTCTGGTTTCTTGGATCATCAATTCTGTTTCACATAATATCAGCAGAAAGATTTGGCAGAATGAGCAATCTCACAATT GTGCAATATCTGATGGTTCATTTCCTGGAGCCTCAAGTAGTCCCTCAAGATTCATCATAGATTCTCCT GGTCGAAAAGTAGCTGATAGACAGCCAAATGGTTATTTGCCCAATCAAAATGGTGTACACAATGTGAATCCTAATGATGCAGGTAATGGAAGGGGTGCTAATATTCATCACAATCATGGGAATGGGGGACCTGTTATGAATGGAATTGGTGGTAATCATGGAGGgaatgggaatgggaatggTAACGGTGCTGGTGCTGGTAATGAAGGCAATGGTGGGGAGCCAATTACGATAAATAGGTACAATGCTCATAATGAGTATATCGAAACCATTCAAACGCAGATAATTGCAAATAATTATGGTAGTTGGAATGCATTTGCCGGAGCTATCTGTCATCTTTGGCATGAGTTGAACGACGATCCAGTCCCCACTGAGATACTTCCTTTATTCTGTTGGCCTGGGAGTATTTCTGTCTTTGGGCGTCGTCAACCTAATGATGATCTGCATTCTGTCGATTTCGATGTGCTAAATCTTGAGGAATGGGGAGATGTAAGAGAGCTAATCAATTACCTCAGGCTAGTTGAGCTTGACCAACCTg GGAACATTCCAATTATTATACATAGGTATAATGCAAATATTGAGCATATCGAAACCTTCAACAGCGAAATAATTGCGAATGGATATGGTAGTTGGAATGACTTAGCTCGAGATATATTTCAAATATGGAAGCAGAGGAACCTGAATGTGAATGAACCAGAACCAGAGATAGCACAAATGAATCCCGACTTATGTTGGCCTGGGAGTATGACTTGCTTTGGAATTCATGTATTTGGGCAATTGGTGTTTTTAATCTGGCCTTATAATCCATGGGAATCTGTAAGAGGGGTAATCAATTGCCTCCATTTGTTTGAGAACGCGCAACATGGCAACTGA
- the LOC110794213 gene encoding uncharacterized protein isoform X1, whose product MDSLHSATNSTHASELGFILMGTRITAAASNNAVERCNQILVSWIINSVSHNISRKIWQNEQSHNCAISDGSFPGASSSPSRFIIDSPGRKVADRQPNGYLPNQNGVHNVNPNDAGNGRGANIHHNHGNGGPVMNGIGGNHGGNGNGNGNGAGAGNEGNGGEPITINRYNAHNEYIETIQTQIIANNYGSWNAFAGAICHLWHELNDDPVPTEILPLFCWPGSISVFGRRQPNDDLHSVDFDVLNLEEWGDVRELINYLRLVELDQPGNIPIIIHRYNANIEHIETFNSEIIANGYGSWNDLARDIFQIWKQRNLNVNEPEPEIAQMNPDLCWPGSMTCFGIHVFGQLVFLIWPYNPWESVRGVINCLHLFENAQHGN is encoded by the exons ATGGATTCTCTTCATTCAGCAACCAATTCAACCCATGCGTCTGAACTTGGGTTCATTTTAATGGGAACTCGAATTACTGCTGCTGCTTCAAACAACGCTGTTGAGAGGTGCAACCAAATTCTGGTTTCTTGGATCATCAATTCTGTTTCACATAATATCAGCAGAAAGATTTGGCAGAATGAGCAATCTCACAATT GTGCAATATCTGATGGTTCATTTCCTGGAGCCTCAAGTAGTCCCTCAAGATTCATCATAGATTCTCCT GGTCGAAAAGTAGCTGATAGACAGCCAAATGGTTATTTGCCCAATCAAAATGGTGTACACAATGTGAATCCTAATGATGCAGGTAATGGAAGGGGTGCTAATATTCATCACAATCATGGGAATGGGGGACCTGTTATGAATGGAATTGGTGGTAATCATGGAGGgaatgggaatgggaatggTAACGGTGCTGGTGCTGGTAATGAAGGCAATGGTGGGGAGCCAATTACGATAAATAGGTACAATGCTCATAATGAGTATATCGAAACCATTCAAACGCAGATAATTGCAAATAATTATGGTAGTTGGAATGCATTTGCCGGAGCTATCTGTCATCTTTGGCATGAGTTGAACGACGATCCAGTCCCCACTGAGATACTTCCTTTATTCTGTTGGCCTGGGAGTATTTCTGTCTTTGGGCGTCGTCAACCTAATGATGATCTGCATTCTGTCGATTTCGATGTGCTAAATCTTGAGGAATGGGGAGATGTAAGAGAGCTAATCAATTACCTCAGGCTAGTTGAGCTTGACCAACCTg GGAACATTCCAATTATTATACATAGGTATAATGCAAATATTGAGCATATCGAAACCTTCAACAGCGAAATAATTGCGAATGGATATGGTAGTTGGAATGACTTAGCTCGAGATATATTTCAAATATGGAAGCAGAGGAACCTGAATGTGAATGAACCAGAACCAGAGATAGCACAAATGAATCCCGACTTATGTTGGCCTGGGAGTATGACTTGCTTTGGAATTCATGTATTTGGGCAATTGGTGTTTTTAATCTGGCCTTATAATCCATGGGAATCTGTAAGAGGGGTAATCAATTGCCTCCATTTGTTTGAGAACGCGCAACATGGCAACTGA